Below is a genomic region from Candidatus Krumholzibacteriota bacterium.
GACGATCGAGGACGTCTACGAGCCCTACCTGATCAAGGAGGGATTCCTCCACCGCACGTCCCGCGGCCGCGTGGCCACGGACGCCGCCTGCCGTCACCTCGGGCTCGACTCCCCCGGCGGGGGCCGGGACCAGGGGAAACTGATCTAGGCCC
It encodes:
- a CDS encoding Holliday junction branch migration DNA helicase RuvB; its protein translation is TIEDVYEPYLIKEGFLHRTSRGRVATDAACRHLGLDSPGGGRDQGKLI